The following coding sequences lie in one Sesamum indicum cultivar Zhongzhi No. 13 linkage group LG9, S_indicum_v1.0, whole genome shotgun sequence genomic window:
- the LOC105170960 gene encoding LOW QUALITY PROTEIN: indole-3-acetaldehyde oxidase (The sequence of the model RefSeq protein was modified relative to this genomic sequence to represent the inferred CDS: inserted 2 bases in 1 codon; substituted 1 base at 1 genomic stop codon), translating into MEGVKNSVPPSDCLAFDVNGETFEVPEIEPSTTLLEFLRTRTRFKSVKLGCGEGGCGACLVLLSKYNPVLKQIENFTVSSCLTLLCSVNGCSVTTSEGLGNSKDGFHPIHQRFAGFHASQCGFCTPGMCMSLFSAVANAEKSHCSQASPGFSKLTVSEAEKTITGNLCRCTGYRPIADACKSFAADVDLEDLGINAFWRKGDTKELKISKLPAYNPQDHTCPYTEVLKDEYKSTRILNVKKYSWYTPVTIEELQNLLHSGIVENGAKIKLVVGNTGDGYYKETEKYDKYIDLRYIPELSVVKKDNSGLEFGAALSISKVIIYLKXEGKSNLSSGAELVFTRIADHMEKIASGFIRNSASLGGNLVMAQRMNFPSDIATLLLAVGASVSILTGDKQEKITFEDFLYRPPIAPEDVLLGVQIPFLEPTRIHGSVQSNSRLLFETYRVAPRPLGNALPYLNAAFLADVCGDKNGILVNRVQLAFGAYGIKHATRARKVEEYLAGKMLSVRVLDEAVKLVKDAIVSEDGTSHPAYRKSLAVSFLFSFLVELCGGSSKDLNDSLLEQAAKSNIDTNTSPMRNPSLLSSAKQVIEYSKDYHPVGDPIPKVGAAIQASGEAVYVDDIPSPPNCLHGALICSTKPLVRVKGISFDAKPKPTGVAAVISTKDIPKGGENIGGTAFFGPEPLFAGDIARFAGDVIAFVVADTQIHANFAAKTARVDYNTEGLDPPILTVDEAVKKSSFFDVPPHFSPKEVGDFSKGMAEADQKILSAEINLGSQYYFYMETQTALAVPDEDNCMVVYISIQCPEFAQKAIARCLGIPEHNVRVITRRLGGGFGGKILKAMTVATACALAAHKLQRPVXXXXAGGRHPMKITYSVGFKSNGKITALHLDILINAGISEDVSPFMPHGIVTALKKYNWGALSFDIKLCKTNHSSKSAMRAPGDVQGSFIAEAILERVASVLSMEVDSVRNINFHTYESLKLFYTDATGDLTEYTLPSIWDKVARSSGYMQNIANIEQFNSSSIWRKQGVSRVPIVYQVSLGQIPAKVSILWDGSIVVEVGGIEMGQGLWTKVKQATAYALSLIQCDGTEDLVEKVRVIQSDTLSLVQGGITSGSTSSESSCAAVRQCCNILVERLTSLKKSLQEKVGSVKWNDLILQAHSHSINLAANSYFVPEGSTSYLNYGAVVSQVEINVLTGETTILRTDMIYDCGQSMNPAVDLGQIEGAFVQGLGFFMIEEYLANEDGLIITDSTWTYKIPTLDTIPKQFNVEVLNSGYHQNRILSSKACGEPPLLMAVSVYCATRAAISEARKQLKSWGAVEGTDPTFLLDVPATPPVVKQLCGLTAVEMYLNSLLSHSGS; encoded by the exons GTGGTTGCGGAGCTTGCCTTGTCCTGCTGTCAAAGTATAACCCCGTACTTAAGcagattgaaaattttactgtGAGTTCGTGTCTCACGCTTCTCTGCAGTGTAAATGGCTGTTCTGTTACTACAAGTGAAGGCCTTGGAAATAGTAAAGATGGCTTCCATCCAATCCATCAAAGGTTTGCTGGATTCCACGCTTCTCAGTGTGGATTTTGCACTCCTGGAATGTGCATGTCACTTTTCTCAGCAGTTGCCAATGCTGAAAAATCACATTGTTCTCAAGCTTCACCTGGATTCTCCAAGCTGACAGTTTCTGAAGCTGAAAAGACTATAACAGGAAATCTTTGTCGCTGTACTGGTTATCGTCCCATAGCTGATGCCTGCAAAAGTTTTGCTGCAGATGTTGATTTGGAGGATTTGGGAATCAACGCCTTTTGGCGAAAGGGGGATACGAAGGAActcaaaataagtaaattacccGCCTATAATCCACAGGATCATACTTGTCCGTATACTGAAGTATTGAAAGATGAATACAAGTCAACTAGGATTttgaatgttaaaaaatattcttggtACACTCCAGTCACTATTGAGGAGCTTCAAAACTTGCTGCACTCTGGTATAGTAGAAAATGGTGCAAAGATCAAGCTAGTTGTTGGCAACACAGGCGATGGCTATTACAAAGAAACAGAGAAGTATGACAAATACATTGATCTTAGGTACATCCCGGAGCTTTCGGTGGTCAAAAAGGATAACTCAGGGCTTGAATTTGGAGCAGCTTTATCAATTTCCAAAGTTATAATATATCTAAAGTAAGAAGGTAAATCCAACTTAAGCTCAGGTGCAGAACTGGTGTTCACAAGAATTGCTGACCATATGGAAAAAATTGCTTCTGGCTTTATCAGGAACTCTGCTAGTCTTGGGGGCAATTTGGTGATGGCACAGAGGATGAATTTTCCTTCAGATATTGCCACACTACTTCTTGCTGTGGGTGCTAGTGTCAGCATACTGACTGGtgataaacaagaaaagattACATTTGAAGACTTCTTGTACAGACCACCTATAGCCCCGGAAGATGTGCTTTTGGGTGTTCAGATTCCTTTTCTGGAACCAACAAGAATCCATGGTTCAGTTCAAAGTAATTCGAGATTGTTGTTTGAAACTTACCGTGTTGCACCACGGCCACTTGGAAATGCATTGCCCTATTTAAATGCTGCATTCTTGGCTGATGTTTGTGGTGACAAAAATGGAATTTTGGTGAACCGTGTTCAGTTGGCTTTCGGGGCTTATGGGATAAAACATGCAACAAGGGCGAGGAAAGTGGAGGAATATCTCGCAGGGAAAATGCTTAGTGTTAGAGTTCTGGATGAAGCAGTTAAATTAGTAAAAGATGCTATTGTATCTGAAGATGGAACTTCACATCCTGCTTACAGGAAAAGCTTAGCAGTCAGTTTTCTATTTTCGTTTCTTGTTGAGTTATGTGGTGGCTCATCCAAGGATTTAAATGACTCACTGCTGGAACAAGCTGCTAAAAGCAACATAGATACTAATACAAGTCCAATGAGAAACCCATCATTGCTGTCATCTGCAAAGCAGGTTATCGAATATAGTAAAGATTATCATCCAGTGGGTGATCCTATACCCAAAGTTGGTGCTGCCATCCAAGCTTCTG GTGAGGCTGTGTACGTTGATGACATTCCTTCGCCTCCAAATTGTCTACATGGAGCTCTTATCTGTAGCACCAAGCCTTTAGTTCGAGTGAAGGGTATTTCTTTTGATGCTAAGCCAAAACCGACTGGAGTTGCTGCTGTTATATCTACTAAAGATATCCCAAAGGGAGGAGAAAATATTGGAGGCACAGCCTTTTTTGGTCCTGAACCTTTATTTGCTGGTGACATTGCTCGGTTTGCTGGTGACGTCATTGCATTTGTG GTTGCAGATACACAAATACATGCCAATTTTGCGGCAAAAACAGCTCGTGTGGATTATAATACAGAAGGCTTAGATCCACCAATTTTAACTGTTGATGAGGCTGTCAAAAAATCAAGTTTCTTTGATGTTCCTCCCCATTTTAGTCCGAAAGAGGTTGGTGATTTCTCAAAGGGAATGGCTGAAGCTGATCAGAAGATTCTCTCTGCAGAG ATCAATCTTGGTTCACAATACTACTTTTATATGGAGACACAAACTGCACTTGCTGTTCCAGATGAAGACAACTGCATGGTAGTTTATATCTCTATTCAATGCCCTGAGTTTGCACAGAAAGCAATTGCAAGGTGTCTTGGTATTCCTGAGCATAATGTCCGTGTCATTACAAGACGGCTTGGTGGAGGTTTTGGCGGAAAGATACTAAAAGCCATGACT GTTGCTACAGCATGTGCACTAGCAGCTCATAAATTACAGCGTCCAGT NNNNNNNNNTGCAGGAGGAAGACACCCTATGAAGATAACGTACAGTGTCGGATTCAAATCTAACGGGAAGATCACAGCATTACACCTTGACATACTAATCAATGCAGGAATTAGTGAAGATGTGAGCCCCTTTATGCCACATGGCATAGTCACTGCACTTAAAAAGTATAACTGGGGAGCTCTATCTTTTGACATAAAACTATGCAAGACGAACCATTCGAGCAAATCAGCAATGCGGGCCCCAGGGGATGTACAGGGATCATTTATTGCTGAAGCAATACTAGAGCGTGTTGCTTCTGTGCTGTCCATGGAAGTGGATTCAGTCAGGAATATTAACTTTCATACATATGAAAGCCTAAAATTGTTCTATACTGATGCTACTGGAGACTTGACAGAGTATACTTTGCCATCTATTTGGGATAAGGTAGCTCGATCATCGGGCTATATGCAAAATATTGCAAACATAGAACAATTCAACAGCTCTAGTATATGGCGTAAACAGGGTGTATCTCGAGTACCAATTGTGTATCAAGTGTCCCTAGGTCAAATCCCGGCAAAAGTAAGTATCCTTTGGGATGGATCTATTGTTGTAGAAGTTGGAGGTATAGAGATGGGCCAGGGACTTTGGACTAAGGTAAAACAAGCAACGGCCTATGCTCTCAGTTTAATTCAATGTGATGGAACTGAAGACTTGGTGGAAAAAGTACGAGTTATACAGTCAGACACCTTGAGCTTAGTACAAGGAGGCATTACTTCTGGGAGCACTTCATCTGAATCAAGTTGTGCTGCTGTTAGACAATGCTGCAATATTTTGGTTGAAAGACTCACCTCTCTTAAGAAAAGCTTGCAGGAAAAAGTGGGTTCAGTGAAATGGAACGATCTGATTCTACAG GCACATAGCCATTCTATAAACTTAGCAGCAAATTCTTACTTTGTGCCTGAGGGTTCTACATCGTACCTGAACTATGGTGCTGTAGTAAGTCAG GTTGAAATAAATGTCCTGACAGGTGAAACAACAATACTGAGAACTGATATGATCTATGATTGCGGGCAGAGCATGAACCCTGCTGTAGATTTGGGACAg ATTGAGGGTGCTTTTGTCCAAGGCCTTGGATTTTTCATGATTGAAGAATACTTAGCTAATGAAGATGGATTGATTATTACGGACAGCACATGGACATACAAGATCCCAACTCTTGACACTATACCTAAACAATTTAATGTTGAGGTGCTAAACAGCGGATACCACCAAAATCGTATACTCTCCTCTAAGG CTTGCGGTGAACCTCCTTTGCTTATGGCAGTATCCGTTTACTGCGCTACACGAGCTGCCATTAGTGAGGCCAGAAAACAGCTCAAGTCTTGGGGAGCGGTTGAAGGGACCGATCCCACATTTCTACTGGACGTTCCTGCTACTCCACCTGTAGTTAAGCAACTCTGTGGCCTAACTGCTGTGGAGATGTACTTAAACAGCCTGCTCTCTCATTCAGGAAGCTAA